TTCCCAGAGTGGAATCATTGAGATTGCTTATTCTGTCTTCCACATGATCTGCCTGGTTGCAGATGCTCTccaatgtgggtttttttttttcatttaattcattgaACTCTTTAGTGCCTGATTTTCAgtttgattattttgaatttctatttctttgctacATTTCTCATCCtgttcacatatttttttccctgattttgttgagttgtatatgTTTCTTTGTAGCTCATTGAGttttcttaaaagatattttGCATTCTATTATCTGCTAGATTGCAAGATATCATGCCTTTGAGCTCAGTTATTGAAGGATTATTGTTAACTTTTTGTTATGGCATCTTGATTCTTCATGTTCTTTGTAGTTATAACTGGGGTTCTTTCTAATCTGGTATTTATGTAACTGCACTGTACTTCTTCCTCTCTATATTGgcaaaatttttatgtttttatgtcttttctggtttttatAACTCACTTGGCTGGCTGCCAGAAATCTTTTGCTTTCCAGAAGGTGGTGGTATAACtcaagtttgtgttttttttttcattccctacagtttttagtctgtttttttggggggggcgggtagTGCTACATACATAAGACTCACTCTTGCTGCCTCAATGAGAAGTGTGTGCATAGAGCTGGCAGTAGAGTGATGAGGGGTGTTGGTGTTGGAGGTATCTGCAAAGCCCGTGAGAAATTCTCAGGTGAGGTCCTCTCAGAGGATCATGGGCATGCCTCCTGCTGAAGCCCATAGTGCAATACCctttgacattcttttttttttttttttaagattttattaatttatttttggagagggaaggtagggagaaagagagagagaaacatcaatgtgtggttgctgggggtcatggcctgcaacccaggcatgtgccctgactgggaatcatacctgcaacactttggttcgcagcccgtgctcaatccactgagctacaccagccagggctttcttttgATATTCTTATCTGCCTCTTTTCTGATCTCCTCTCTTACCCTAATCCTAGAGTTTCCACCTGAATTCCCTGAGTGGAATTCTCCAGCAATATCCCCCAAAGGTGAGGTAGGCAGGCCCTTACTCATTGTTCAACTTGTCCCTCgctgggggttgggagggagtggaggagggagtgTCATTACCCGATAACAGTCCTAAGCAGTGTTGccttgggggaggagggacactGGCAAAATTTCCCTTTGTCTTCTCTGAgcaaacttgtttttttcttttctacaccAACAGTGTGCTGAAATCTCCTTTTGTCTGTATTTGCCCTAGTCTTCAATTCTAGGTTTTACCTGACCATGTCTGGGAAGGGTTGGGATAGGTTTGCTTACTCTGCTGGTTCTGCAGGTCATGTTGTTGTTTGTCTGCCTATTACTAGATGAAAAGGTGGGTGAGATTCCTTCTGTGTCCCTGGTGGACACTACAACTTTCACAGAGGTACTTTTGTGTTTAGTTATTAGGAAAAAGGTGACAAAAAGCAGGACCATTTAATGTCATCATGTCATCATGTCAGTGATGCTGACATCACTTCCCATGACTTCAATTACAAGATTAGTAAGATGTGGATGTAATGTACATcatggtaactatagttaataatactgtgttgtatatttgaaatttgctaagaaagtacCTTAAGCATTCTAACCACACACAGacaaaaatgataattatgtgaggtgatagagTATTAATTAACCTTattggttattataaatattatatatatttcatatttcaaatcATCACTGTGTATACTTTAAGTATACATAattttatctcagtaaaactgaaaTAAGGTCCTAGCTGATGTGGCTTACTGTATTGCATaccagcctatgaatcaaagggtctctgtttcgatttccagttagggcacatgcctgggctgcaggccaggtattggggagggggcaggcatgtgaggggcaaccacacattgatgtttccctccatcCATTATACTCTCTCTAAAGATAGAGGAATAAAGtcgttaaaaaataaaaataaagaaagctgaaaataaggataacaaggaagtactatgaacaactgtatacaAATTTGATGACTCATATGATAAAGAtcaattcttaaaaaatacattaagctTAGTAGAAATGAGATCTATAATTTGAACAGCTCTGTAGGGATTCAAAATAATATAGATGTCAATTCACCCCAAATTGATGTACAAGTTTAATATAActtctatcaaaatcccagcaatatttttttacatatgtgAACAAAATTAATCCAAAATATGTATGGGGGAGCATTATATAGTATAAGattctaattatttaattaatgttaATAAAAGGATGATTGCACAGGCAGACATATATTCAATGAATTATCAGGAACAGtaaattctaaattattatttaattatccACTTAGAGTGAGGATTACATTTGGATGCTGGTTGTAAGTGGAAAACCTATTCCTTGTAATTGACTTTTGCAAGAAGTATTTTATTCAAGTTTTAATAacttgaaaaatgtaaatattctaaggattaaaaacattaaaattaattggaATTTGAGAGGAAAATAATTGGAATTCAAAgagaatgcttgtagtttttgcctgttgagtatgttGCTGGCAGTGTTTtttatatatggcttttattatgtgtAGGTCTGTTCCCTTTACTCttattttgttgagagtttttatcataaataggtgctcgGTTTTAtcatgctttttctgtgtctattgatgtgatcatgtggtttttatcctttattttgtttatgtggtgtatcacatttattgatttgtgaatgttgtaccaatctCACATTCCCAGAagaaatcccacttgatcaaaatgtatgatctttttgatgtgttgctgtgttcagtttgctaatattttgttgagaattttagcacctgtgttcatcaggtatattggcctataattttctttttttgtagtgtgttTATCTGGATTTAGAtgtagggtaatgctggccttgcaAAACAATCTTGGGAGTCTTcccagtgttatttacaatcaccaagatatagaagcagccaaagtgtccatcagtagatgagtggagaaAGAGACATTTGCACAATGcagtactactcagccatgaaaatgaggaaaattttacccttgcaacagtgtggatggacctggagaagaacactatgttaagtgaaataaaccagcctgagaaagacaaataccatatgattttgttCATGTGGAATGTTGAACAAACtcaactaacaaacaaaacagagacagactcatagatagagagcaggctgtcaGCTCTGGGGGTAGGGATTAGGTGGTGgaaggattgaacaaaaagaaaaaaagggttcttggacatggacaacagcatggtgattgttgggggagAAGGTATAAGAGGATtaaggtaatgggaaaaaatacaataaaaataaagtaaaataaaaagtaattggAATTTAAAGTGATATAGTGATTGGATAATTAATTAAGTAAAAGAAAGATCTTCATGCTGAAAATTTGGAACAAGTAACTTTTAAgtgtaagaaaagagaaagattagagaaaataagaaataaaactgagCCATTAAACATGGATCTATTCATTCTAATAGCCACTACAGTGTGCTCTACAGGGAAAGAATAGTTGGAAAGAGAATGGTTGGATGAAATTATTGAGAAAAATTTTCCTGgtggtcaataatattttaatcacTGAGGAAAAATCcagatacaaaatagacatgattaaatatataatagtaaTTTAACactagtataaataaatataaaattctaaacaCTTCCTAAGGATGATTACATATCAATGTACAAGTATATAAAAAACGGAgcaaatataagcaaagacattgaaataaagaacaaactgacagtaaccagaggggaggagggggggcgataacaggcaaaaaaaatgggaagggtcattaaggaacatgtattaaGGACCCATTGAccaagccaaaggggggtaggaatcagggtgggaggtgggggtgggtgggtctgGGGGAAGTTGTggtggaaaatagagacaactgtacttgaacaaaacaaacaaacaaacaaacacccaggAATTTCACTGGAAGTCTTAGATAGAAAAAGATGACAATGTTCCAGAAAAAATGCTTTCTAATAGAAAATCATAAAGTTGGGAAAGAAATTATTCAAATGTGAGAGCAAAATCAATACAGTTTGGGAAATGAAAGTACAAtaaatgtacttaacactactgaactgtacccTTAAAGTAGTTGatatggttaattttatgttatatgtattctaccaaaattaggaaaaataaaataagaaattataaacaaaaacaaaaaatatatattgagggTAACcacaaacaataaagaaaacgGATAAATCCCACTGAGAAGTCAAACATAATgaacaattttgaaagaaagcTACAAAAGTGAATATTGAAGTACTTaactgttttaataaaaaataagttgaaaaataGAGCAGCATCATTCAGTTTAAAAGCATaatgtatgaaaatatataaaatgtcttattaaaatataattttttattgaaatgtaacaTGAGATTCTATGTCAAGAAAATCACATATACACAattaaagaccaaaataaaaatggggCAATGATATTTGCAACACATAACAGTTTGTTAATATACATAGAAATACCAATAATATACATTCTAGAAAATACTCTTAGTAGGCAAAGAAATTtgtacaaaaatgtattttgcatCAGAGCTGTGAGTTCATTCAAAAAGgaacaacataaatttataataaaaattgcaGAATCATATAATCAGTTCAAGTAAGCATGTTTAATAGTGGAAAATTTTGTTagaaattacaaacaaaattttaaatgttaggaTGGATTTCAAATTATGATGAAAGGCTCCAAAAGGAAATATTACATAGCTCCCCAAATTATGATGCAGATTGATAATTATTGAGATAAAAACTCactttaagttttcaatttaatttgaaaaaccacatgtaaagaatgttttatatttgtgagcacaccaaaatataaatatattttggagatatgCATAAGAAATTTCTGAAAGGGTGTATGTAATCTGAGATATTAATGGTGGTTATAATGTgagtttaacttttattttcttaatttaatttttctttataataaatagcAAATTACTTAAGGCAAAATATGTTACAGAACAAGAAAGGGGGTAATTGTATTCTGTTAGTAAGTCCTACATTAGCAGATATAgaggtatttttattgtttatttatttatttttatagctggaccttgagaatatcatgctaagcaaaataagtcagaccgAAAAacttaagaaccatatgatttcactcatatgtgtcatataaaactgaaagcaataaagaacaaataaaaacaaacaaaacaaacaaacaaaaactcatagacatagaaaacagtatggtgttttCCAGAGGGAAGCAGGTGGAGGGTAGTAAAGGCtaaaggggatcaaatatatggtgacaaaaaatgatttgaatttgggtggtaggcacacaatgcaatatgcaggtCATGTGTCATAGAGAGGTACACTGGAAACTTATATAATCTTTagcaatgtcacctcaataagtttaatttaaaaagatgttattgaataaaaggaagaaaatggaagcttactctttttcattttctttttttatttattggggtgatagttgttaataagatcatatggatttcatttaattttattttgtgtaaaagTCCTGTGTTGAATGTAATTTTGAATTTTCAGTTCCCTGAGGACATTGTCCCTACTGCTgcatgtttcaggattcttgccAAAAGATTACATGAAAGGTTCATTAATGACTTTGAAACCTAATTCACCTAGGACTAGTGTTTATCCACCTTGTCCTGATTGGCACATAAAACAAACATCAATTTTGTTGTAAAACATTCCCATTTTTTGTAGGAAGATGCAAACATCATGTCTATCTAAACAAGAGAGTTCCTGATATTTCCTCAGACCTTGGAGTAGCAATTACATTTTACAATAATGCAAATTTCTGGGCAGGAAAGTCTTGGCCACACGATAGAAATGACATGATCAGATAAATCAGTGCCATCCAAGAACCACCTGTTAGGTGAGTATGGTCCAGAGAAAGAGTGACCAGAAGTCCACATACCAGCTTATGCGAATATGCTCTTCCTCATCCTTTGAACCTGGAGGGAACTCAGGGATAAATCATCAGCTGAAACCACTATGTTTGCAGTTCTTCAGGGCTTAGAAAATGATTTTCTCAGAGAGATGTGAATAGTTAATTAAATTATGGTGAAAGAAACAAGTTCATAATTGAACTTGTTTAAGTTGACTAAACAATTTAATTGTTTAGTTGACATAATTTAAGTTGACTAAAGACTTTGAGATGACAGCTAGAGGAATGGGGGGAAGttagagggtagagggattgagcaaaaaagaaaaagaactcatggacatggacaacagtgtggttattgtTGGGGGAGGgattataaggggactaaataataacagaaaatacaataaagattacattacAAAATGACTTTGATGGGGCTGAGTTTGTGCATGAATAAATAGCAGGACACCTAAAAATAGGTGAAATGGAGGACTTGTAGAAACAATTTTGAATTGGAATTTATTTCCTGATATATTTAAGATACctacaatcttgaaaaaaaactGAACCAATAGAAGGGCTGTGACTTGTCAAGGACAGTTTGTTCTCAGCAGATCCCTGtctgcctttctcctttctggGGTCTATTTCCTAGGAGTCAGCTCCCACTTGCTAGCAATGTGACTCACAGCTAATGGTACAAGAAGGGAATGGAATTTGCAGTAAAAAATGAGTTCTGTCTTCTTTGGTAGCTGTCTGGGCTTCCACCCAACCTAGTTCTACTGACCTCACATACTATGCTggtttgggaaaataaaataaactaaatttgaagaaaaaagttcagatctttaaaagacaaaggaaataaatagaaatcaaatgatagtgtcatttcatttttcaagaGATTTAGGAACAAAGACATGACTTAGAGCTTTCAGACTTGTGTAAGGCACCAATGAGATGTCTTAAGACTGAAAAAAAGGAGGCAGGTGGGTTGCATATAATTCTTTCCTATATCtccagtttattattttatttacttattttacttaatgaatctattttaatatttatttaaaatattaaaattattttatatattattaacaaTTATATTATTGTTACCTCTGTGATGCTCACATTCTTGAAAGTGCTCCCAGCTTGTCCTAAAACATTAAACCAGGGTTAgtttttttgtgtctttaaagGGGATTGTAAACTCTGAAAGATTTACTATGGCAAATGGGCAGATGGTGAGTAGAGAGTATCTCCTACTTCTgaagaaaaggaatattttatagCAATCCATTAAGACCTTCACATACCCAGTTAAttgaaatttctaaaagaaatttttttccaaattattgatGGCTTTGAATAAGCACTGGAGTGTGAAGTTATTTCAGCAGATGTTAATGCAGTTAGTTGGTGTTGTCTGAGGAACAATCACTGAGCATCTGTTGGTTCAAATCCAGAATTAATCTCTAGTATAAATATGTGTCTGTCAGGCGCATTGAGAAGCATGAATGAAATCATGAAGCCACTTCTCTGCCAAACAGTAATAAGTCAATTAAAACTTTTTGCCTTAATGCAGGGATCATATATGTGCTGAGTTCATAGTCAGGTTATAATGTGAGTTAAAAGTCACTCAGAACCTTTTCTTGAAGGTATAAGCCAACAAGAATGCCCTAAATTAGAGTCAGGGATGtggcaaaatgaggagatgaCAGAGTAGTTTTAGAATTGTTCTATAATTACGTCAAAGTATATATTTGCATTGCTCATTTCATCCTTTTTCACTTTCTATATTGAAAGCTTTGAGAAATACATAGTAAGCCAGATGCtacaaaaatgtgataaaaataataatattcgatgaagtaaaaataagataaaacttAGTGTGCATAATAAGCAGTATACCTTGATCAATGCCTGAGGGCAAATATCTTGAATTAACTGTGTATCTCAGCCTTTCCACTCTGTGGTTATTACATTAAACAAGGTAAAAATTCTTTTCCAACAATTTTTTACATCCTCTATTAAGCACAGGGTGTGACAAAACAAATACAACGGTCTTAATGTGGTTGATAAACTTTGAAAAGACTCCTATGAAGAGTCTTAAGTGAAAAACAGAGGAAGGAGTCAATAAGAGCCAGGTGTAGGTCAGAATTAGCAAATGTATGGAGTAAGGGGGAGGAAAAACCACAGATACTTAGATGAAATTTTTTTGCAGAGAAGCAGTCCATATAGGATGACCACTGCAATACCTGTCTGTCAGCATGGTAGGCTTAGGTTTTTAGAGCCATTCTTCACAACTCCACCACCACAAACACAAAAAACTCCTCCTTGTTAGAATCAGGGAGACCGCAAAATCAAGTGAAAGTACCCACAATGTCAGACTTTCAAGATAATGCTAAAGTATGAAACAATATAGCTTGATATCATTTGTCAATATATGGCAATAATTGTTGGCTTTTGGTTTTAGTACAGTGAACCAGGAGAAGGTAAAGCTCAATAGAGATGAAGATGAGGCATTCCACTTTGAACAAGTTCACTTAGAGAGAGTGGGAAATTGCTAAGTGCAAATGACTAACATTTCAAGAGATCATATTAAAAAGGTACACtttgaaataattacattttaaatgctaAATCAAAGTCACAGGATTTAACCAATTTCCTGGGAAAGcacatagaaaaagagagaggagggttTAGGGATGAACATCAATGTTATGAAGCTGAGTAAGGGAAGAGGGACTTGAAAGGGGAAAccagaagggaaaacaaaaaccaggaggTGGATATGGTACAGCGTGtgtagaacagtgattttcaaccactgtgccacaataatttttaaaacatgtagtacctgactgtttagtgagaggcactgacctcttttcccttagactgtcaaacaaacaataaaaaaaatgacaacagtcaccACAACAACGGTCATCGGTGTGAATAAATTAAGATTATACTTTTTTTGTGAAATTGGCagaatagatatatatttttggtgtgccatagcattttattaattagtttatgagtgccatgagatgaaaaagttgaaaattgctagTCTAGAACATCATAAGAAGAAAGGAGTAATTGACAGTAccaaatgtaagaaataaaatgactgtcagactatcccctatttcagtgtctttggttatatttatgtaaaaaaaagaaataaaatgactacACTTCATCAAAACTTACAGAAATAACAACTAAACTTGCCAGGAGTAGTTTCAGTGAAGTCGTATGTTCATCTTGTGTCAAAATCAGCTCTTACATGTTTATAGTTTATCCAGGGGGGAAAAACGCTTTAACAAAAAGTACAAAGCACATGGCTACACTTCACTGAGAGTTAAAGAAATAACAGTTATACTTGCCAAGACTTGTTTCAGTAAGGTGGTGTGTTCAGAAGCCATGTATATCCTAAACAGTTGAGGGGTAGTTAGGAGTCAGAAAGTAGAGAAAATTATGGAAGTTAAGGATGGAAGCCAGATTGGAGATTGTATTTAATCCTTATAGAGCTTATTATAATATCAGTGATAAGAAGGAGTCTAAACATTTCAGTCAAACTTCAGATTGAATTATAAAACGTTAAGGATACTGTTCTTCAGCTGTGTACAGACATCTCCTCAATTATTTGTGAATTTGATGTATATCAAAACGCTCTCTGTGTTCTGCATGAAAGTGAACAATAACTGAACATCAGATGAAGGCATACACAACTGGAGAAAGTCCTGGGGAGATCTAGGAAGGGattttttatatatgagaaaCATCTTTGTAGATGAATTTCTGGTTTGATCATGGCAGTGCAACAGAGTCCTCAATGCTTTGGCAGTTTAACACAGAAAAAACTAGTGTCATAGGCACCCCTCATGTGTTTACAATTTATCCAGGGGAAAAAAGTGTCAAGCAGATAATGAAACAGTGATATTTTGGTTAGTGATAGGGGAAAAATTGTTAGGGAAAAAAGTATGCCCTAAAGATCATAATTTCATTGCTCCCAGGGAACAAGTGTGCTATGAGCAAATCTACTCCAAAGACTAaatcaaaaagtatatatttaaaaaattcctggAAAAGGTATGTTTTACTGGGACTATATTATTTAAAGAATCCCTGAAAATCTATTCTATTTCAAACACAGGTCATGACATTTAGTAGATTATAAAATCAAATTGgtgatatttgtatttatttttcatgagatAAATTAGAATAGGAAACATTAGAGAGCAGGGCATCTAAGgattaatatttcattgaaatttttgtttcaggtgtgtgtgtgtgtgtgtgtgtgtgtgtgtttaagtgtGAACAGTGTACTGCAATATAAAATGTAGACCTTACCATGTGTTGtactaaaaaatgtttgaaagccAGTTTTCTAACTTGTCAAATGATATGTCAACAGTGCTGAGAGcatgaagtatttaaaatattatcaaggAAAACCAATCTATGTAAAATACATTGCTTGGCGTTTATAAACAAAATCCATTGTAAAACTCTTCCCACTCTCTTCTCAGGTCTTACCTCCCTCAGTTTTACTTGCAAATTGGACAGAAGGTAGGAATCAGAAATGAGAAACCATACGTCAATAACCAGATTCATCCTCTTGGGACTGACAGATGACCCACAACTGcagattctgatttttttatttctacttatcaCATACATGCTCAGCGTAACTGGAAATTTGGCCATCATCATCCTCACATTAGTGGATTCTCATCTTAAAACTGCAATGTacttttttctccaaaatttttCCTTCCTAGAAATCTCATTCACTTCTGCCTGCATTCCTAGATTCTTGTACAGCATATCAACAGGCGATAGGACTATCACCTATAATGCTTGTGCATGCCAATTATTTTTTACAGATCTTTTTGGAGTAACAGAGTTTTTCCTCCTGGCCACCATGTCCTAtgatcgctatgtggccatctgcaaacCCCTGCACTATGTGACCATCATGAACCACAGGGTCTGCAGAAGGCTCATGTTCTGCTGTTGGATGACCGCATTGTTAATCATATTCCCACCACTTAGCTTGGGACTGAACCTGGACTTCTGTGACTCTAACACCATTGACCACTTTTCCTGTGATGCTAATCCTATACTGAAGATATCCTGCTCAGATACCTGGTTCCTAGAGCAGATGGTTATTGCCTGTTCTGTGTTGACCTTCATCA
The sequence above is a segment of the Phyllostomus discolor isolate MPI-MPIP mPhyDis1 chromosome 2, mPhyDis1.pri.v3, whole genome shotgun sequence genome. Coding sequences within it:
- the LOC114513266 gene encoding olfactory receptor 6C2-like: MRNHTSITRFILLGLTDDPQLQILIFLFLLITYMLSVTGNLAIIILTLVDSHLKTAMYFFLQNFSFLEISFTSACIPRFLYSISTGDRTITYNACACQLFFTDLFGVTEFFLLATMSYDRYVAICKPLHYVTIMNHRVCRRLMFCCWMTALLIIFPPLSLGLNLDFCDSNTIDHFSCDANPILKISCSDTWFLEQMVIACSVLTFIMTLICVVLSYVCIIRTILRFPSVQQRTKAFSTCSSHIMVVSITYGSCIFIYTKPSAKDEMAVNKGVSILTTSISPMLNPFIYTLRNKQVKQAFNDLVKRIILLLKN